The following nucleotide sequence is from Zonotrichia leucophrys gambelii isolate GWCS_2022_RI chromosome 17, RI_Zleu_2.0, whole genome shotgun sequence.
CTAATCATTTCcatgctaggaaaaaaaaaaattaaaataacacttAACTAATATGGTTTATTCTTTTACCAGTTTACTCTTTAGCCGTTGCCAGGAGTAAACCCTCAAGTTTCACAGCAAATTCAGTATTATCAGTACAGTAGCAAGAGTATTTTGGCACCCTGTAAAATCCTAAAGAATGCGCAAGAAAAAATCTCTTAAGTAGCATTTAATTATCCAGACTTCTCATTTCTTGTTCCTGCTATTTGACTTTACAGAGCCTGAAGCTTTGATTACTTTCAAAACAGTTTTTGTAAGTTTTCTGCTAGTAACCAACAGGGATGGAACAACAATGGCACaatatttttcctaaagcaTTCAAGACTAGCAAAAGATAATTTTCCTTGAGGAACTACAATTAGGACTACATAAAAATTAAGTAATGAGGCATCATGGCAAGAAACAGCACATCGACCCTCTACCACAACAGGAAGCTAATTTCAAACTTACAACAAAAAGGAATCAAATTAAAAACCACTAAAATTTATAGGACTTCATGGGTTTTGTTCCTTCTCTCTCTAGATGGTAAGAAACCATTACTGATCAACGTTGTACTTGGCTCTGCAAAGCAGGATGAGGGCAGAAGCTTTTGTTGAGATGGAATAAAGTACATGGTTGTCTTATTTTTGCATTGATCACATGAGACTGGACGTTGCATTGTCTCTGATAACTGGATTGAATCCAAGCTGGACCACACACTTACAGAATGTTTTCCCTCACACGTTATTTGTGCACGTCTCAACCAGACATTGATCTTGTTCTGCCAAGTGTATTCTTAAGCAtcaaaaaaagctgaatttgaCTACAGCAAATTCTGTGAGGAAAAGGAATCAGAGAATATAACAAGTCTTCCCAGAAGACAGTCTTTTCTACACATCCAAAGAGCTGTTTGAATTTCAGATGAGCTGATagaacattttttcttaaatatttcaaaagcaaagcatGTTAAAACAAATTCCATTACATTTTGTGGAATACCAGTTCCAACACCCTCTTATGTGAAATTCTTACAAGTTTCTCAAATGCAGTCTCTTAAAATGAGAGTACAGTGTATCTAAAGCACATATACATGCTGctaccaaggaaaaaaaagcagtgaagtAGCAACTTTTTATACATGAACTTTACTAAGAATCTTGCTCTTTGAAATAGCCCCCAAATTAGCTTGCAATTAAGATTTGTTTTCAACTGAAAAGACTtacaaaaccacccaaatatttttaaaaccaccCCTTGGTCTTTTTATTCTGAGCTTGCATGGTATTTTCATGCAAACTGATGTACTGGAGATACAGTACTGCAAATTACTACAAATTCTACAAATCGAGTGACTTTCCTTTTTGCAAAACATGAACAAATACCTGTGTCTTCACACACAGCACATGACCCTACAGGAACTCAAGAGTCAGTGTGCAGTAGGAACTGCCACAGGAAACACTTTACAGGTACTGAAATAGAGGGAACTACATGAACTGGTTCAGTCCACACAACCACAAGGCTGCACTGCACTACAGAAATACTGACAAATGCCCCCAAAAATGCCAAGAAACTACAGCAAGTTCTAAATAGGATATAAAAGCTGTTTCTTTCAGTGAAGACCAACCAGTCCCTTTGTGTACACATTTAGTTTTATTGTAACAAAGCAACTTGTACACTTTAACGTTTAAAACTGAgcatctttctttcctttccagtgaaaacaaaaaaaaaaaaaaaccaaaaagaaaaaaaggaaaaaaaccaccaaaaaaaaaaccaaaacaaaaaaaaattaaaaataaacaagaacaaaattaCAATAGAGAATGTCAATTCCAAATAAGATCCTACAGGTTCTGCTGATTCTCCATCAAGTGGCAGGGCTCAAAGTCATCATTAGgagaagattttattttaaaagtgtcaTCTTAAACTGCAAGGATGTTTGTTAAACATCACAATTAAACATGCCAAAGGAGAAGAAGCCATGTTGTCAAAATGCCCACTTAACCCACCCAAACTTCTGAAACCCACCCCGGCTGACCTTCTATaaccccatttttatttttatttttttgtcgttttttctttttttttaaacaagagaAAGTAGACAGATACATGTTGGTAAATGCTAACTGTCCATATTCACATAGAGACACAGTGTAATCTCTGAGCCCAATAtacagagaaagaaggaaaaaagctaGATTCTATGCACTACTACACAGGGGCCTAGCACTCTTCAGCTTCCAGCAGAGTGAAGGGAGcagaaggttttcttttttcccacaGAACATGGTGTGTTGAATTCATAAAGTTTTTGTTTTGAGACAGAAAGGGATAAAAATGAACTTGAAACAGAAACTGGTAGATTCTTTTCCACTGTATTCTGCTCAAGATATTTCCCCAAAAGAAATCGTGAACCATGGTgtagaggagagaaaaagagaccTCAAGAGAACAAGGCGACTGAGCAcgagaaaaaaaagacagcaacTTGCTCCCAGGGActggagaaaaattaaaaaggtaaaaagggGGTTTGGAATCCATCAGTGTTCAATTAGTCATCTTCTCCTTCATCCTCCTGTTGAAAGATAAGCAAGAATTAAATAAATCTAATCACTAAACTTCAGATAGCAAATGCAGTGACCAGAACTTTTTACAGTGCTACTCATGGTGCTCTGTgatcatctcttccctcactaTAGGATGGTAACACCTGCCCTGGGTGCCCAACTACTGAGCACACAGAAATCACTCActccctgggtgtcccaggaAAACACATCAGAGGTTTGAGAAACTGTGACTTAGAATCACTACAAGCACTGACACAAGTTTAACATGTGGAAAACGAAGGGGTCATCTTTTCCCCCTCACTAAAACtcataaaaaccaaaatgctgCACCTTTCACATGCCAAATTCTAGGTTATAgaacagagcccagcacagccctcctcTCACTGcacagggtttgtgctgctggaagTCAGACACACCACACCCAGTTTCAAAAAACAAAGACATTCTAAACTAATTCCCAACACCCTGGATGCTGAACCTGAAATCCCACTTACTACTAAAGCAAAGATTCAATTCCTGAACCCAACAGAAAGCGTTAGCTAGGCTGGCCATAAGCAGAAATGAACCAAGTGGGAAGGATGACTGGATGCATCAACAAAAGCCATTTATATGTAAAGCATTGCTAGAATGCTCAGTAATGAAGAAGGAATTTTGTCACATTCACATCCTAGTTCTCCTAGAGCACTTCCCTTACAGATTTACTGAAACTATGTATTCCACTGTCTCTCATATACACAAACATAGTTATTGCTACCTGAAACCACTCAAGTTAATGCAGTCACAGTTCTCACACCTTGGGGTGCAGAAAAGAGCCAGGTCAGCTTTGCCACAATTGGTATTCTTACAAGATCCCTCTCAAACAGCACATGAATGGCATGAAGGGCAAGATTACtcacctctccttcctctccctcatcatcatcttcatcctcctctccctcatCTTCATCTCCTTCTTCATCAATATCCTCTaatccttcctcctcttcatcatcatcgtcatcctcctctccctccccttcttCATCATCCATATCAGGAACCTTAAAGACACATTTGCAACATCAATTCAGTgatgaaattccctttttcccagagctgctgtgggtgcaatgccctgctcagggctgtacCTACCAAGTAGTACTGTAGAGGGTTTGGCCAGATGTCATCCTTGATGACTTCTCCTAGCTCATCAGCCCCTGCATCAGAGTGGTCAGTGAACCAGGTGAAGAAGCTTTCTGGCTCTTCATGCTGCCTCTTCCTACTGGCTTTGTTCTGTGTCTGGCTTGAACGTTTTGTCAGGTCCTGAAAAGAAAGTTAAGAAGTTCCCTAAAGCtgtctttttatgtttttttttttttttcctataagcactatttaaaaaatgcacttGTCTAAACAACCCTAAGAAGTCACTTTCCCCTCCCTCTTCAAGGGTAAATCTGAAGCCCAAACAACTGACAGAAGATATTGCATTTCTCATAAACATGAGAGAACAGTAAACCCACTGGTTTCTTTCAATGGCCTCCACTGGAACACTGAAACTCACATAATCTCACATTTCATTTACGTTTCCCTATCTCAGGGAAACACAAGAATGACAAGTATTTAATGACACACTGAACTTACAAGGTCTCACAATGACTAAATGCCATTTAGAGTAGTTGTAATTTCAACAACTACTACATACAGCCAATTCAAGAAAGTCTCCACACCTCTAAGCTCTTTTAGCATTTGGATATAAAGACCTGCCTAGGCCTTTTTGCCTAAGATTTCCCATTCTGAAATCTTCAGGCCACTCTCTGTAGTAAGTGCaaaaaatctccacaaaaaTCTGCTAAAGCACATGGTCACAAAACACATGTAAGGTCTGTATCTATCACCTTACCCTAGGAAAGAAGTAGTAAGTAGTAAGTTTGTAACAATCTTTTTGTTAAGcctgaaattaaataaattatttctttgacCATATGGTTACACCACACTTCCAGTGATTTTTCTCCTGACAGAACAACAACATTTACAGGTTAGACTGTTTAAGAAGAACAAAGCAGAATTCACACTGATTTTGTGCAGCATTGCAAAGATCACACAACTGGTCTGTACAGGAATGCAATTTCTGGTACAAGAAGAAATGTTCTAGTTCTCAATACGAAAACCATCAAATTTTCTCCTTGGTCTGAGAGTGACAAAACAAGCTGCAATTTAACTGCAAGCCTCAGCTCTACTTTTAAAAACTCAGTTCAAAATCTTCAGGATAACACTAAAGAACTTCTACAGAAATAAACTGCAGTAAATTAATGATTCTTGAACACTGCCTGGGTGACAGGTATGCCCACATTATTATGGCTGTAAATTCTACAAAAGGTGTGGCATCTGAAAACGAAGtcaaagaaatagagaaaaatataaaacaagatCACACATTGATATCTTACGCTCCTAAACCTGTTGTCCTTGGAATTCTTAATTTAATAGTTATTTTAAGTAAACTACACAACACAGTCTAGAGATCCTGGCCAAGGAAGAGACAAGCTAATGCACTTAGTAATGTTTTCACTTGGTCACACTTGTACTCTCCCAGATGCAATCCTTACCTTTCCAGATTTCCATTTGATCTCAGTCGATTTTGAAGATGGGTCTCCACTTTCATTGAGGTGAAACTCTTTGGAGAgaactttattttcaaagtaGGGATTCTCATCAAAATACTGCAGAGTGGAAAGCAAAGAGTAAGAACTCACAGAATGGAAACACACATAACAAGTCATACAGGTAACTGTGGAGATTTAAGTTATAAACTACAACCCAACATgcaattacattaaaaaaaaacaacagcaaaatcacaaaTGAATGAACCATTTAAAGTACTTACAAAATCTATTCTGTAACCTGATTTGATGTCTTCAAATTCTGTCACCTCAACTCTGGTCAAGTAATGCAGTGCTTCCTCATCTTCTTCTCCCAGCAGTGCAGATactgagagagaaagaggaatcCCACATTAACAAAGGCATGAAACAGGCAGGCAAAGCACAGAAACTGACAGCCAGGAAGATCTAAAAAGCAACACATCTGTCCAAACCAACTCCTCATGGCTCCTTCTTTTCAAGTTACCAGCCAACAGCCTACCCACACATACCCACCCTTCCCTCTCAAACAGATTTTCATACATGTAGTTTGCCCAATCTAAGCAGTCTACAAACTTGTTTTGTACAAAGTTTATTGTCAGGAGTcccaaggagctcacttccCAGTAAAAAACACCTAAACAATCTGAGAgaattttggtttgtttgtttgttttgctctaAGTTTCCAATGAACTGAATAAAGTGAGAAACTTGCAATTTAAAgtgcagaaagaaattttagGATTTAAGTATTTAGTAAACAAGATGTTCTTTTGGCCAACAAggccaagaaagaaaaagcttaaaaaattaaatctaggACAGAGGAAAAGTGTTGTATGCTTAGTAACAACTCCACAAGACCATCAGAGATTTAAGGCACTCACataacaaacaagcaaacactgaatttacagggggggaaaaagagggcTGTTAAGAATGTACCTTGTGGGTGGTTGACAAATGTTGTTACCCAGAAATTCGGGATTTTGGCGATCAATTCTGACCTCTTCTGGAAGAATGGTTGGCGGAGTTTGTTGTATTTCTGTTCTACTTTCAAAATTTCCTCACTGGCTTGTTCATTCAGTCTGTAGGAGAAAGAGCCATGTTAACCACAGGGAGAGAACTGGGATTTAAGGACACATCAGAGCAGTTAACTAAAAGTTTGATAAAACCAGTCTGCCATATTCTGCACATGAAGtgtcccaaaaaccccagaagcTCAGAGCTGTAACAACTGTTAAAAAAACACTCTGCCAGAAGCAATCTCACTGGTCTGAATGGAACCTTCTAAACACA
It contains:
- the SET gene encoding protein SET, whose amino-acid sequence is MSAPAAKVSKKELNSNHDGADETSEKEQQEAIEHIDEVQNEIDRLNEQASEEILKVEQKYNKLRQPFFQKRSELIAKIPNFWVTTFVNHPQVSALLGEEDEEALHYLTRVEVTEFEDIKSGYRIDFYFDENPYFENKVLSKEFHLNESGDPSSKSTEIKWKSGKDLTKRSSQTQNKASRKRQHEEPESFFTWFTDHSDAGADELGEVIKDDIWPNPLQYYLVPDMDDEEGEGEEDDDDDEEEEGLEDIDEEGDEDEGEEDEDDDEGEEGEEDEGEDD